Proteins co-encoded in one Quercus robur chromosome 8, dhQueRobu3.1, whole genome shotgun sequence genomic window:
- the LOC126695675 gene encoding ketol-acid reductoisomerase, chloroplastic, producing MSAATSSFAPAAAISAPSSSISKALIPVSKPFCLGFATSFSKGLKALRATSGVTGSTGSSLGAKMVSVPAIKAPTLLDFDTKVFNKEKVNLAGHDEYIVRGGRDLFPLLPEAFKGIKQIGVIGWGSQGPAQAQNLRDSLVEAKSDIVVKIGLRKGSRSFAEARAAGFTEESGTLGDIYETVSGSDLVLLLISDSAQADNYLKIFSHMKPNSILGLSHGFLLGHLQSEGLDFPKNMSVIAVCPKGMGPSVRRLYVQGKEINGAGINSSFAVHRDVDGRATDVALGWSVALGSPFTFATTLEQEYKSDIFGERGILLGAVHGIVESLFRRYTENGMSEDLAYKNTVECITGIISKTISTKGMLAVYNSLSEEDKRVFETAYSASYYPCMDILYECYEDVASGSEIRSVVLAGRRFYEKDGLPAFPMGKIDQTRMWKVGERVRSARPAGDLGPLYPFTAGVYVALMMAQIEILRKKGHSYSEIINESVIESVDSLNPFMHARGVSFMVDNCSTTARLGSRKWAPRFDYILTQQALVAVDSGVPINQDLISNFLSDPVHGAIGVCAQLRPTVDISVPADADFVRPELRASGN from the exons ATGTCGGCGGCTACCTCATCGTTCGCCCCAGCAGCAGCTATATCAGCCCCTTCATCGTCGATCTCCAAGGCCCTAATCCCCGTTTCCAAGCCCTTCTGTCTAGGCTTCGCCACCTCCTTTTCTAAGGGCCTCAAAGCTCTCAGAGCCACCTCTGGTGTTACCGGCTCCACTGGGTCCTCTCTCGGCGCTAAAATGGTGTCTGTTCCAGCCATCAAGGCCCCCACTTTGCTTGATTTCGACACTAAGGTGTTCAACAAGGAGAAAGTCAACCTTGCTGGCCATGACGag TATATtgtgagaggaggaagagaTTTGTTCCCTTTGTTGCCTGAAGCGTTCAAGGGAATTAAGCAGATTGGTGTTATTGGCTGGGGTTCACAG GGACCTGCTCAAGCTCAGAATTTAAGGGATTCTCTTGTTGAAGCAAAATCTGATATTGTTGTCAAG ATTGGACTCAGAAAGGGCTCCCGTTCTTTTGCTGAAGCTCGCGCAGCTGGTTTTACTGAAGAAAGTGGCACTCTAGGCGATATTTATGAAACTGTCTCCGGCAGTGATCTTGTGTTGCTACTAATTTCTGATTCTGCACAG GCTGACAATTATCTGAAAATATTCTCCCACATGAAACCAAACAGCATACTTGGGCTTTCCCATGGGTTTCTTCTTGGCCATTTGCAATCGGAAGGACTTGACTTCCCCAAAAACATGAGTGTGATTGCTGTCTGTCCAAAGGGAATGGGTCCTTCCGTAAGGAGACTTTATGTCCAAGGCAAAGAAATAAATGGTGCAGGGATTAATTCCAGTTTTGCAGTCCACCGG GATGTTGATGGTAGAGCCACAGATGTTGCCCTTGGATGGTCAGTTGCTCTTGGTTCTCCTTTCACATTTGCCACTACTCTAGAGCAGGAATATAAAAGTGACATCTTTGGGGAGCGTG GCATTTTACTTGGTGCTGTCCATGGAATTGTGGAGTCCTTGTTTAGAAGGTACACGGAAAATGGAATGAGTGAAGATCTGGCTTACAAGAACACTGTTGAGTGCATCACAGGGATAATATCAAAGACCATCTCAACCAAG GGTATGTTGGCTGTATACAATTCCTTGTCTGAAGAGGACAAAAGGGTATTTGAGACTGCATATAGTGCTTCATATTACCCTTGCATGGACATCTTGTATGAATGCTATGAAGATGTGGCCAGCGGTAGTGAGATCCGGAGTGTTGTCTTGGCTGGGCGTCGCTTTTAT GAAAAGGATGGTCTACCAGCTTTCCCAATGGGTAAAATTGATCAGACCCGGATGTGGAAAGTTGGTGAACGTGTCCGATCAGCACGGCCTGCAGGAGACCTAGGTCCATTATATCCTTTCACTGCTGGTGTTTATGTGGCATTAATGATGGCCCAG ATTGAGATATTGAGGAAGAAAGGTCACTCATACTCTGAGATCATTAATGAAAGTGTGATTGAGTCAGTTGATTCCTTGAATCCCTTTATGCATGCTCGTGGAGTTTCCTTCATGGTTGATAATTGTTCAACAACAGCGAGGTTGGGATCTAGGAAATGGGCTCCACGTTTTGATTACATCCTTACTCAGCAGGCCTTGGTTGCAGTGGACAGTGGTGTACCCATAAACCAGGATCTAATTAGCAACTTCCTGTCGGATCCAGTGCATGGAGCCATTGGAGTATGCGCCCAACTGAGA